The following are from one region of the Verrucomicrobiaceae bacterium genome:
- a CDS encoding ABC transporter ATP-binding protein — MLEAHNLRLEVDGPGDTEENATLRLLDEVSFTVPPEHLLAIVGPSGCGKTTLLKVITGIMEQTEGEMKWDGRDLKEEEDLHPGDLGYVPQFSVAYDLLTVEESIASAMALRTQLATTDEFIPALDYILEVTGLTHLAERSVKVLSGGQKRRLGLALSLVTDPCLLLCDEVTSGLDPKSEAEITKLLRTLSRGHPKRVVVNVTHSLASLNDYDSIMVMYQGRLTYHGPPKALMHYFGVEHPEDVYRRLTERPAQEWAESWNRKRASYYEQFGFDVKSPQKVELKEERPPVTEEDAIAHHEFPPIELPSAMAQLFELLRRRWTIFRRDKSQVWLHIAMLLGFPLLVAIFALDGIKPLRSLSTYQDSNVAVELNKRSQHLLEQLDAGALVSGLIMLQVVLVTLMASNNAAREIASERLILEREKLGGLDPLAYVGSKVLFLGVFVLAQSLWMGFFVEMITGGLPGDLITKLLLLVLASAAMTSVCLGISATSRSPEKATILSIYLVGFQLPLSGAVLTLPDWLESWVQPLIAAFWSWSGSLTSMRSTAFYDAVKQVTDTDLVAPSIAGFVLLVHIVIGLSMSVVGVQKAQWE, encoded by the coding sequence ATGCTCGAAGCACACAATCTCCGTCTTGAAGTCGATGGCCCCGGCGACACCGAGGAGAACGCCACGCTGCGTTTGCTCGATGAAGTGAGCTTCACCGTGCCGCCAGAGCATCTGCTGGCCATCGTGGGACCGTCTGGTTGCGGAAAGACCACACTGCTAAAGGTCATCACCGGCATCATGGAGCAGACAGAAGGTGAAATGAAGTGGGATGGGCGTGACTTGAAGGAGGAAGAAGATCTGCACCCGGGGGATCTCGGTTATGTTCCCCAGTTCAGTGTGGCCTATGATTTGCTCACCGTGGAGGAGAGCATCGCCAGTGCGATGGCGCTGCGCACGCAGTTGGCCACGACGGATGAGTTCATCCCTGCGCTCGATTACATCCTGGAAGTGACCGGACTCACCCATCTGGCCGAGAGATCGGTCAAAGTGCTCTCCGGTGGGCAAAAAAGGCGCCTCGGGCTCGCTCTGAGCCTGGTGACAGATCCCTGCCTCCTCCTCTGTGATGAGGTGACGAGCGGACTCGATCCCAAAAGCGAGGCAGAGATCACCAAACTGCTCCGCACGCTCTCACGCGGCCATCCGAAGCGCGTCGTCGTGAATGTCACACACAGCCTCGCCAGCTTAAACGACTACGACAGCATCATGGTCATGTACCAAGGCCGCCTGACCTACCACGGGCCGCCCAAGGCACTGATGCACTACTTCGGCGTGGAGCACCCGGAAGACGTCTATCGCCGCCTCACAGAGCGTCCGGCGCAGGAATGGGCAGAATCATGGAACCGGAAGCGAGCGAGCTATTACGAGCAATTCGGCTTCGATGTGAAATCGCCCCAAAAAGTCGAATTGAAGGAGGAGCGGCCTCCAGTGACCGAGGAGGATGCCATCGCGCATCACGAATTTCCGCCCATCGAGCTGCCATCGGCCATGGCGCAGCTTTTTGAGCTGCTACGCCGCCGCTGGACAATCTTCCGCCGGGATAAATCGCAGGTTTGGCTGCACATCGCCATGCTGCTGGGCTTTCCGCTGCTGGTGGCCATTTTTGCGCTCGATGGCATCAAGCCCCTGCGCTCGCTTTCGACCTATCAGGACAGCAATGTGGCCGTGGAGCTCAATAAACGCTCTCAGCACTTGCTGGAGCAACTCGATGCCGGCGCACTCGTCAGCGGGCTGATCATGCTGCAAGTCGTCCTCGTCACCCTGATGGCCAGCAACAACGCCGCGCGTGAAATCGCCTCCGAAAGGCTCATTTTGGAGCGTGAGAAGCTCGGTGGGCTCGATCCGCTCGCTTACGTAGGCAGCAAGGTGCTCTTCCTCGGCGTCTTTGTGCTCGCGCAGAGTTTATGGATGGGATTCTTCGTGGAAATGATCACCGGTGGGCTACCGGGGGATCTGATCACGAAACTCCTCCTACTCGTGCTAGCATCCGCTGCGATGACCAGCGTGTGCCTAGGCATCTCCGCCACCAGCCGCAGTCCAGAAAAAGCCACGATCCTGAGTATCTACCTCGTCGGTTTCCAGCTCCCGCTCTCTGGCGCAGTGCTGACTTTGCCGGATTGGCTGGAAAGCTGGGTGCAGCCACTCATCGCAGCCTTTTGGAGCTGGAGCGGTAGTTTGACGAGCATGCGCAGCACCGCCTTTTATGATGCGGTGAAGCAAGTCACCGATACCGACCTCGTCGCTCCGTCCATCGCCGGATTTGTGCTCCTGGTTCACATCGTCATCGGCCTGAGCATGAGCGTCGTCGGCGTGCAGAAGGCGCAGTGGGAGTAG